Genomic segment of Parageobacillus genomosp. 1:
TTATTTTTCAAGATGTCTATCCACAATTTTTACTTTATGAGGAAAGCAAAAAACGGGGAAAACCGCTGTTTTATCTTCTCCCAATGTTTCACGTATCGACCTTCATGGAAACGATTTGGAACCATTTTTGGCGCCGCGGCGATCCTTATATTCTTGCCATTGCCCTGGTCATTAACGAGCAAAATTATTTGGAAAAACGGGTTATCCAAAATCCCGTTTTTCAAAAAAGCGTCTTCCATACCATCGAATTCAAACTGCAAGATTTTCTCAGCTTAAACCATATTTTGTTTCCGTACGAGGATCAACAAGGAAATACCGTTCTCATCGGTCAAACGCTCCATCAATTCCATTCGCTGCATGAACGGATTTTATTAGGAAAGCGGCTGTACTCGTTGCTGTTTCAAAACAGCGACACATTGGAAAGAGTGTTCCACTGGGCTTCGCTTCACCCCCATACCGGGACACGGAAAGATTATTGGCCCCATCTGTTCAATGATGTTTGGGAATTGGCCCCTAGGCAACCATACCGCCGGCGGATTAAAGATTGTCAAATACAGCCGGGGGTGCCCCGAATTTACAGCCCGCGACTCCTATACGCATGGAAAAATGTTGTCCATGAAGAAGCGGAGCGCGGCGACTGGTTTGATGATTGGAATGTTGTGGAATACCTTGTGAAATCAAACGAACAAATAAATGGAGAGATTACCCATGCCTATTGTGAAACGCTCGAAAAAATGGAACTGGCGATCATCGCCAAAAACACCTTCTTTCATTCGCACTAAGCGCGCTCCTGCCTATATTTCTACGCTTTTCTTTGCGTCATGGATTGGAACATATTTAGACCTTTATTTTGTCGGAAATGGATGGTACCATTTCCCACACAGGCCGTTCCCAGCCATTTTTTCGATTGATCTTTCCTTCACCTTAATCGGCCTGCCGCTCTTTGTCACTTTTTTTCTTTACGTCATGGCAAGGCTTCATCCATGGCAACGAGGAGGTTTTCTCATCGCAATGGGCCTGTTCATGACATGGATCGAAAAACAGGCGGAGACCATAGGATGGTTTGTCCACAGTTCTGAATGGAAACACCTATATTCGTTTGTTGGGTATTCGCTGTTTATGGCGATGGTCTGGAGGTTTTATCGCTGGATGAACTTGCACTAGAGGCAAGCCTGCGAAGTTGTATTTCGTGGGTCTGAATATAATTCATTTTTACATCACAAGTTGCTTTCAAGAAAAACTGAACGGCCTTTCCCCGATGGAATATCGAGAAAAGGCCGCAGCTATTATTTTGCAATTGTCAGAGGATAATGTCCGCTTATTTTTACTCCCCTGTATATCCCCCTAAAGGAATATTATCTTTCCGCGCCACGCCGGTCCGGTACGCCGCTTCGATGACCGCTTGCCGCACTCGTTCTACTACTTTGCTATTAAATACGCTTGGAATGATATAAGTTTCATTGAGTTCGTCTTCCGTGACGACGGAAGCGATCGCTTTCGCGGCGGCGAGCTTCATTTCCTCGTTGATTTCTTTAGCGCGACAATCAAGCGCACCGCGGAAAATGCCAGGGAAGCATAGCACGTTGTTAATTTGGTTCGGGAAATCGGAGCGCCCTGTCGCCATCACACGGACATACGGTTCGGCGAGTTCTGGATCGATTTCCGGCACCGGATTGGCCATGGCAAACACGATTGGGTCGCGCGCCATTTTTTTCACATCTTCCACCTTCAAAATGCCTGGAGCGGAAACGCCGATAAACACGTCCGCGCCGGCGATGACATCGGACAAGCTTCCTTTTTCGTTGTCCGGGTTAGTTATTTGCGCATATTCCTGCCAATACGGATTATCGTATTTTTCGTCGCGATGGATGGCGCCGTGGCGGTCGACACCGACAATATTGCGCACGCCAGCCGCCAGCAAGATTTTCGTGCAGGCAATTCCTGCGGCTCCGATTCCTGTCAATACGACTTTAATATCTTCTAGTTTTTTATCGACGATTTTGAGCGCGTTTAACAATCCGGCAAGCAGCACCACCGCTGTACCATGCTGGTCATCATGAAACACTGGAATATCAAGCTCTTCTTTTAGCCGTTTTTCAATTTCGAAACAGCGCGGTGCCGAAATATCCTCAAGGTTAATGCCGCCAAACGCCGGCGCAATCGCTTTGACAATTTGAATGATTTCTTCCGTATCTTTCGTATTCAAACAAATTGGAAAGGCATCGACCCCGGCAAACTGTTTAAACAGCATCGCCTTTCCTTCCATCACCGGCATCGCCGCGTAAGGGCCGATATCGCCCAGCCCCAATACCGCCGTGCCGTCCGAAACGACCGCAACCGTATTGCGCTTAATCGTCAGCGAATACGCTTTTCTTGGGTCTTGTGCAATCGCCGTGCACACCCGCGCCACTCCCGGAGTATACACTCTCGATAAATCATCGCGCGTTTTGACCGGGATTTTCGATTTCGTTTCAATTTTTCCGCCGATATGCATCAAAAACGTCCGGTCTGATACGTTAATGATTTTAACACCTTGAATTTTTTTAAGCGCTTCAATAATAAGATCACATTGCTTTGTATCCAACGCACTGACGGTAATGTCGCGTACGGTATGTACTTTGCTTGAGGAAATGACGTCAATCCCGACAATGTCTCCGCCTGCTTTCCCAATCGCTGCGGCGATATCGCTGAATAAGACACGATCTTTTTCA
This window contains:
- a CDS encoding DUF2515 domain-containing protein, translated to MFWAKKKTPSLSPLLLEIKNELKKKRKGVSDIVKEANLTMEEKQLVQQIAARTKEKNENNVTRTAAYLDFYKRHPEIHWAFLGHMVSRNGGWNMTDLKGELLLYLLTEEERQAFFSFLERGNWLIFQDVYPQFLLYEESKKRGKPLFYLLPMFHVSTFMETIWNHFWRRGDPYILAIALVINEQNYLEKRVIQNPVFQKSVFHTIEFKLQDFLSLNHILFPYEDQQGNTVLIGQTLHQFHSLHERILLGKRLYSLLFQNSDTLERVFHWASLHPHTGTRKDYWPHLFNDVWELAPRQPYRRRIKDCQIQPGVPRIYSPRLLYAWKNVVHEEAERGDWFDDWNVVEYLVKSNEQINGEITHAYCETLEKMELAIIAKNTFFHSH
- a CDS encoding CBO0543 family protein gives rise to the protein MPIVKRSKKWNWRSSPKTPSFIRTKRAPAYISTLFFASWIGTYLDLYFVGNGWYHFPHRPFPAIFSIDLSFTLIGLPLFVTFFLYVMARLHPWQRGGFLIAMGLFMTWIEKQAETIGWFVHSSEWKHLYSFVGYSLFMAMVWRFYRWMNLH
- a CDS encoding NAD-dependent malic enzyme; protein product: MALPSGATMNITIRLQFEKDRVLFSDIAAAIGKAGGDIVGIDVISSSKVHTVRDITVSALDTKQCDLIIEALKKIQGVKIINVSDRTFLMHIGGKIETKSKIPVKTRDDLSRVYTPGVARVCTAIAQDPRKAYSLTIKRNTVAVVSDGTAVLGLGDIGPYAAMPVMEGKAMLFKQFAGVDAFPICLNTKDTEEIIQIVKAIAPAFGGINLEDISAPRCFEIEKRLKEELDIPVFHDDQHGTAVVLLAGLLNALKIVDKKLEDIKVVLTGIGAAGIACTKILLAAGVRNIVGVDRHGAIHRDEKYDNPYWQEYAQITNPDNEKGSLSDVIAGADVFIGVSAPGILKVEDVKKMARDPIVFAMANPVPEIDPELAEPYVRVMATGRSDFPNQINNVLCFPGIFRGALDCRAKEINEEMKLAAAKAIASVVTEDELNETYIIPSVFNSKVVERVRQAVIEAAYRTGVARKDNIPLGGYTGE